A window of the Equus przewalskii isolate Varuska chromosome 10, EquPr2, whole genome shotgun sequence genome harbors these coding sequences:
- the CACNG4 gene encoding voltage-dependent calcium channel gamma-4 subunit isoform X3 — protein MGQRRLSFRASGIYKGHCFRINHFPEDNDYDHDSSEYLLRIVRASSVFPILSTILLLLGGLCIGAGRFYSRKNNIILSAGILFVAAGLSNIIGIIVYISSNTGDPSDKRDEDKKNHYNYGWSFYFGALSFIVAETVGVLAVNIYIEKNKELRFKTKREFLKAPSSSPYARMPSYRYRRRRSRSSSRSTEASPSRDTSPVGLKITGAIPMGELSMYTLSREPLKVTTAASYSPDQEASFLQVHDFFQQDLKEGLHVSMLNRRTTPV, from the exons atggggcAAAGAAGACTTTCCTTCAGGGCATCAG GGATCTATAAAGGGCACTGCTTCCGGATCAATCACTTCCCAGAGGACAATGATTATGACCATGACAGCTCGGAGTATCTCCTTC gcATCGTGCGTGCCTCCAGCGTCTTCCCCATCCTCAGCACCATCCTGCTGCTGCTCGGCGGGCTCTGCATCGGCGCCGGGAGGTTCTACAGCCGCAAGAACAACATCATCCTCAGTGCCGGCATCCTCTTTGTGGCTGCAG GCCTCAGTAACATCATAGGCATCATCGTCTACATTTCCAGCAACACCGGCGACCCAAGCGACAAGCGCGACGAAGACAAAAAAAACCATTACAACTACGGCTGGTCTTTTTACTTCGGAGCCCTGTCTTTCATTGTGGCCGAGACCGTGGGCGTCCTGGCTGTAAACATTtacattgagaaaaataaagagttgaGATTTAAGACCAAACGGGAGTTCCTTAAGGCTCCCTCCTCGTCTCCCTACGCTAGGATGCCGAGCTACAGGTACCGGCGACGGCGCTCAAGGTCCAGCTCCAGGTCCACCGAGGCCTCGCCCTCCAGGGACACGTCTCCGGTGGGCCTGAAGATCACCGGGGCCATCCCCATGGGCGAGCTGTCCATGTACACGCTGTCCAGGGAGCCCCTCAAGGTGACCACGGCCGCCAGCTACAGCCCCGACCAGGAAGCCAGCTTCCTGCAGGTGCATGACTTCTTCCAGCAGGACCTGAAGGAAGGCCTGCACGTCAGCATGCTGAACCGGCGGACGACCCCCGTGTGA